From a region of the Corvus cornix cornix isolate S_Up_H32 chromosome 2, ASM73873v5, whole genome shotgun sequence genome:
- the GCM2 gene encoding chorion-specific transcription factor GCMb: MKLTWDINDPKLPQEPKQFDAFQEWPDGYVRLIYSSEEKNAQRHLSGWAMRNTNNHNCQILKKSCLGVVVCARSCALPGGARLQLRPAICDKARQKQQKKACPNCNSALELIPCRGHSGYPVTNFWRLDGKAIFFQAKGVHDHPRPESKLEAEARRSAIKKQMSSYHHSQKKRPLNSEAGRYHDSSGYTNNLQNFHCMDGPERVGIFTDTNFSIPAQSYPSLQNTDLYKAPYDSASFQEDQLSPYPKCPNPRIYMPRPCSYEFGVPTFISSSPYPTFYKELASPAIDADPLSLNGSHYSAVTTHDKSFDNAGRHYGLKPVWGKTSSGDRSDYGQMPTSAPHAYCSGDYPCRYSPSPAPMAPPLQTVITTTTKVSYQAYKPPALKYSDNLCDMKNLQSYTHMAENVSGAIYSGMKIQEDFGMIKSALLYQHDSIPTKSKPTESVEGYRYGLPLGNSFGEHEGQALRFENAEY; encoded by the exons ATGAAGCTCACCTGGGATATCAATGACCCCAAGCTGCCGCAG gagccgAAGCAGTTCGATGCCTTCCAGGAATGGCCCGATGGCTACGTGCGGCTCATCTACTCGAGCGAGGAGAAGAACGCGCAGCGGCACCTCAGCGGCTGGGCCATGCGCAACACCAACAACCACAACTGCCAGATCCTCAAGAAGTCCTGCCTGGGGGTGGTGGTGTGTGCCCGGAGCTGCGCCCTGCCCGGCggggccaggctgcagctccgCCCCGCCATATGCGACAAGGCTCGGCAGAAGCAACAAA AGAAAGCCTGCCCCAACTGTAACTCTGCCCTCGAGCTGATTCCTTGCCGAGGACACAGCGGCTATCCGGTCACGAACTTCTGGAGGCTTGATGGCAAAGCAATATTTTTCCAG GCTAAAGGAGTCCATGACCATCCCAGGCCAGAGAGTAAACTGGAGGCAGAGGCAAGAAGAAGTGCCATTAAGAAGCAAATGTCCTCTTATCACCACTCCCAGAAAAAGCGACCTCTAAACTCAGAG GCAGGAAGGTATCATGACAGCAGTGGTTACACCAATAACCTACAGAATTTTCACTGCATGGATGGCCCAGAAAGAGTTGGTATCTTCACAGACACCAATTTTTCAATTCCAGCCCAGTCTTACCCTTCACTGCAGAACACAGACCTCTACAAGGCACCTTATGACTCAGCCAGCTTCCAAGAGGACCAGCTATCTCCATACCCTAAATGCCCAAATCCAAGGATCTACATGCCCAGGCCATGCAGTTACGAGTTTGGAGTTCCTACCTTTATAAGCTCGAGTCCTTACCCAACATTTTACAAAGAGCTGGCCAGTCCTGCCATTGATGCAGACCCCCTCAGTCTGAACGGGTCTCACTACAGTGCTGTGACTACCCATGATAAGAGCTTTGATAACGCTGGCAGACATTATGGACTGAAACCAGTGTGGGGAAAAACCAGCAGCGGAGACCGGAGTGACTACGGGCAGATGCCAACAAGTGCTCCCCACGCTTACTGCAGTGGGGACTATCCCTGCAGGtacagccccagccctgctcccatgGCCCCGCCACTGCAGACGgtcatcaccaccaccaccaaggTGTCCTACCAGGCCTACAAGCCACCCGCGCTGAAATACAGCGACAACCTCTGTGATATGAAAAACCTTCAGAGCTATACTCACATGGCAGAAAATGTCTCGGGTGCCATCTATTCAGGGATGAAGATTCAGGAAGACTTTGGGATGATAAAGTCAGCGTTGCTCTACCAGCATGACTCCATCCCcacaaaatccaaaccaaccGAGAGCGTGGAGGGCTATCGGTATGGGCTCCCTCTGGGGAACAGCTTTGGGGAGCATGAAGGCCAGGCCCTAAGGTTTGAGAATGCTGAATACTGA